The Vicinamibacterales bacterium sequence CGCCCGCTCCGAGTGGTACCTGCACGGCCAGCTGCCGCTGCAGACGCTGCGCGCCGACATCGACTACGGCTTCGCCCAGGCCTTCACCACCTACGGCGCCATCGGCGTGAAGGTGTGGCTCTACAAAGGCGAGCGCCTGGCGCCGCGGATTGGCCGCGAGGAAGACTATCGGACGCCTCGCCGCGCAGCCGGCGGAGGGCGGGGTTAGCTGGGAGCTGCCGCTGTCAGCGTCCAGCGTCCCGCT is a genomic window containing:
- a CDS encoding 30S ribosomal protein S3 is translated as ARSEWYLHGQLPLQTLRADIDYGFAQAFTTYGAIGVKVWLYKGERLAPRIGREEDYRTPRRAAGGGRG